In Brevibacillus brevis NBRC 100599, a single genomic region encodes these proteins:
- a CDS encoding methylmalonyl-CoA mutase family protein — protein MSKHTWFKEFSVPTYDQWREAAEKSLKGASFDAKLLTQSHEGIVRQPIYRYEDVKTLPHLEALPGEAPFHRGNQQPGEHKEHKWQVCQEISATSAKTFNQAAVDDLARGQTMLHLIVDQATLAGLDPDEALPDTIGHKGVSVFCREDIEQAFQGVKLSEVPLYMNTGALGLPILSILLAHVEATDQKASELRGCIGQDPVAVLLTEGKLPCSLQTAYNTMASVTKWAKDQAPALKTILVQSNPYQDGGGNAVTELAFSLATGVDYLQAMLERGLSIEDIAARMQFSYSIGSDVFMEIAKLRAARMLWSNIVAAYGGSTEAQKMTIHARTSAWTKTIYDPYVNMLRSTTEAFSAVIGGADSLHVSAFDEAIRPVNEFSRRIARNTQIILQEEAHLAKVIDPAGGSWYVEWLTDALAKKAWELFQQVEAHGGMLSALEAGFPQDLIAQSADQKAASIDTRKKRLVGTNMYANTAEQPLKAESLLSIHEERAEEARSHRLQQNATLVSAALDGLGEHNDELVAIAVKAVLLGATVGDIAKAMRREDSVETIIQPLRIHRASERFEALRMQADDFLKTTGKRPTVFLATMGPVTKHKARADFAAEFFAVGGFEILRNQAFSTTVEAAEAAVASGAMVTIICSDDASYPEQVPPLAHAIKQRVPQMTVLLAGLPEAEQLATYKAAGVDDCIHMRSNCYEMLRELQERIGVGS, from the coding sequence GTGAGCAAACATACATGGTTCAAGGAATTCTCGGTTCCCACGTACGACCAATGGCGGGAAGCAGCAGAGAAATCACTAAAGGGCGCATCTTTTGATGCCAAGCTACTGACGCAGTCGCACGAGGGAATTGTTCGCCAGCCCATTTATCGGTACGAAGATGTCAAAACATTGCCGCATCTGGAAGCGCTGCCAGGAGAGGCGCCTTTTCATAGAGGAAATCAGCAGCCTGGCGAGCATAAGGAACACAAATGGCAGGTCTGTCAGGAAATCAGCGCAACGAGTGCCAAAACATTTAATCAGGCAGCCGTAGACGACTTAGCGCGCGGACAAACGATGCTGCATCTGATAGTGGATCAAGCGACTTTGGCTGGACTTGATCCTGACGAAGCATTGCCAGATACGATTGGTCACAAAGGCGTATCTGTTTTTTGCCGGGAGGATATCGAGCAGGCATTTCAAGGGGTGAAGCTTTCAGAGGTCCCTCTTTACATGAACACAGGGGCGCTTGGCTTGCCTATTCTATCGATCCTTTTGGCACATGTTGAAGCGACAGACCAAAAAGCCTCTGAGCTTCGCGGATGCATCGGGCAAGACCCTGTAGCGGTTTTGCTCACAGAGGGCAAGCTCCCTTGTTCCTTGCAGACAGCTTATAACACGATGGCAAGCGTAACGAAATGGGCAAAAGATCAAGCGCCCGCGCTGAAAACGATCTTGGTTCAAAGTAATCCTTATCAGGACGGCGGCGGAAACGCAGTAACCGAACTGGCTTTTTCACTGGCCACAGGGGTGGACTATTTGCAAGCGATGCTTGAGCGAGGGCTATCCATAGAGGATATCGCAGCACGGATGCAGTTCTCGTATTCGATCGGCTCAGACGTTTTCATGGAAATCGCGAAGCTGCGTGCGGCAAGAATGCTCTGGTCAAACATCGTGGCGGCCTACGGCGGATCAACGGAAGCCCAAAAGATGACCATTCACGCCAGAACCTCTGCTTGGACAAAGACGATTTACGATCCGTATGTCAACATGCTGCGTTCCACGACAGAAGCGTTCTCAGCCGTTATTGGCGGAGCAGACAGTCTGCATGTATCCGCATTTGACGAAGCGATCCGCCCAGTCAATGAGTTTTCGAGAAGGATCGCCAGAAATACGCAAATCATTTTGCAAGAAGAAGCGCATCTGGCAAAAGTGATCGACCCTGCGGGAGGTTCTTGGTACGTAGAATGGCTCACAGACGCATTAGCGAAAAAGGCATGGGAGCTGTTCCAGCAGGTAGAAGCGCACGGTGGCATGCTGAGCGCATTAGAGGCAGGCTTCCCACAAGACTTGATCGCCCAGAGCGCGGATCAAAAAGCAGCGAGCATCGATACGCGTAAAAAGCGTTTGGTTGGAACCAACATGTATGCCAATACGGCTGAGCAGCCACTGAAGGCCGAGAGTCTTTTGAGCATTCACGAAGAACGAGCGGAGGAAGCAAGATCCCATCGGCTGCAACAGAACGCGACTCTCGTCTCCGCAGCGCTCGATGGGTTGGGGGAACATAACGATGAGCTCGTGGCTATTGCAGTAAAAGCAGTGCTTCTTGGAGCGACTGTGGGCGATATCGCCAAAGCCATGAGGCGTGAAGATTCCGTGGAGACAATCATTCAGCCACTTCGTATTCACCGGGCATCCGAACGCTTTGAAGCCTTGCGGATGCAGGCAGATGATTTCTTGAAAACAACAGGCAAAAGACCGACCGTGTTCTTGGCGACGATGGGGCCTGTGACAAAGCATAAGGCCCGGGCAGACTTCGCAGCAGAGTTTTTTGCGGTTGGCGGCTTTGAGATTTTGCGCAATCAAGCATTCTCAACCACGGTAGAGGCGGCTGAAGCTGCGGTGGCATCGGGTGCGATGGTCACGATCATTTGCTCGGACGATGCGAGTTATCCGGAGCAGGTTCCACCCTTAGCTCATGCAATCAAGCAACGTGTACCTCAGATGACGGTTCTGTTGGCTGGCTTGCCTGAGGCGGAGCAGCTGGCTACTTATAAGGCGGCCGGTGTAGATGATTGCATCCACATGCGTTCCAATTGCTACGAGATGCTGCGAGAACTTCAGGAGCGGATAGGAGTGGGCTCATGA
- the scpA gene encoding methylmalonyl-CoA mutase: MKRPDFSQMTYQSKRDVSDLFPQLGANPEGMEQMWQTLEQIPVKPLYTMADVEGMDHLGYMPGLPPYTRGPYPTMYVTQPWTVRQYAGFSTAEESNAFYRRNLAAGQKGLSIAFDLATHRGYDSDHPRVVGDVGKAGVAVDSILDMKILFDGIPLDKMSVSMTMNGAVLPIMAFYIVAAEEQGVSQAELTGTIQNDILKEYMVRNTYIYPPEASMKIISDIFAYTSKHMPKFNSISISGYHLQEAGATADIELAYTLADGLEYVRTGLAAGIDIDAFAPRLSFFWAIGMNYFMEVAKMRAGRLIWANLIKQFHPKNEKSMALRTHSQTSGWSLTEQDPYNNVVRTCIEAMAAALGHTQSLHTNALDEAIALPTDFSARIARNTQLFLQDETEITKVVDPWAGSYYVESLTAQLVEKAWAHIEEIEALGGMAKAIETGLPKMKIEEAAARRQAHIDSAKEAIIGVNKYRLDKEDPLEILEVDNTAVREAQIRRLQELRSNRDEARVQATLQAITECAKTGEGNLLELAIEAARARASLGEISDAYEKVVGRHKAVIRSISGVYSSEYADADEVAAVRKMADEFEQWEGRRPRIMIAKMGQDGHDRGAKVIATAFADLGFDVDIGPLFQTPEETAKQAIENDVHVIGFSSLAAGHKTLLPQLVEELKKLGREDIVVVIGGVIPAQDYAFLREHGAAAIFGPGTVIPVAAQHVLQEIVYRLEAAGQ; the protein is encoded by the coding sequence ATGAAGCGACCTGATTTTTCACAAATGACTTATCAGTCCAAACGTGATGTGTCTGATTTGTTTCCCCAACTGGGTGCGAATCCAGAAGGAATGGAGCAAATGTGGCAGACGCTAGAGCAGATCCCTGTAAAACCACTGTACACAATGGCAGATGTGGAGGGGATGGATCACCTCGGCTACATGCCTGGTTTGCCACCATATACGCGCGGCCCGTATCCGACGATGTACGTGACTCAGCCATGGACGGTTCGCCAATATGCCGGCTTTTCTACGGCGGAAGAGAGCAACGCTTTTTACCGACGGAATTTGGCTGCGGGACAAAAAGGGCTATCGATTGCCTTCGACCTCGCGACGCATCGCGGCTATGACTCCGATCATCCCCGGGTAGTTGGTGATGTCGGGAAAGCAGGCGTGGCAGTTGACTCCATTCTGGATATGAAAATCTTGTTCGACGGCATCCCCCTCGATAAAATGTCCGTTTCCATGACGATGAACGGAGCGGTTTTGCCGATTATGGCGTTCTATATCGTGGCAGCAGAAGAGCAAGGGGTATCGCAGGCGGAGCTTACGGGAACGATCCAAAATGACATTTTGAAGGAATACATGGTTCGGAATACTTACATTTATCCGCCAGAAGCGTCGATGAAGATCATTTCCGATATTTTTGCTTACACCTCCAAGCACATGCCCAAATTCAACAGCATTAGTATTTCAGGCTACCACCTGCAGGAAGCGGGTGCGACTGCGGATATTGAGTTGGCCTACACACTAGCAGATGGCTTGGAATACGTTCGTACGGGTCTTGCAGCAGGTATTGACATCGATGCGTTTGCGCCACGGCTGTCATTTTTCTGGGCGATTGGCATGAACTACTTCATGGAAGTGGCGAAAATGCGTGCAGGTCGCTTGATTTGGGCCAATCTGATCAAACAGTTCCATCCGAAAAACGAAAAGTCGATGGCACTGCGGACACACTCACAAACGTCCGGGTGGAGTTTGACTGAGCAGGACCCGTATAACAACGTAGTGCGGACGTGCATCGAAGCCATGGCCGCTGCTCTGGGTCATACCCAATCTCTGCATACGAACGCACTGGATGAAGCCATTGCGTTACCGACCGATTTTTCGGCTCGAATCGCGCGGAATACGCAGTTGTTTTTGCAGGACGAAACCGAGATAACCAAGGTCGTCGATCCGTGGGCAGGCTCCTATTACGTGGAGTCCTTGACGGCGCAGCTCGTGGAAAAGGCGTGGGCGCACATCGAGGAGATCGAAGCGCTTGGCGGTATGGCAAAAGCAATTGAGACGGGATTGCCGAAAATGAAAATCGAGGAAGCGGCTGCACGCCGTCAGGCGCATATTGATTCAGCGAAGGAAGCCATTATTGGCGTGAACAAATATCGTCTGGACAAAGAAGATCCGCTGGAAATTCTCGAAGTTGACAACACGGCGGTTCGGGAAGCGCAAATCAGACGTTTGCAGGAGCTGCGCAGTAATCGGGATGAGGCGAGAGTGCAAGCAACTCTACAGGCCATTACGGAATGCGCGAAAACGGGCGAAGGCAATCTGTTGGAGCTGGCTATTGAAGCGGCACGAGCAAGAGCTTCTTTGGGCGAAATATCGGATGCCTATGAAAAGGTCGTGGGTAGACACAAGGCGGTCATTCGTTCCATTAGCGGCGTCTACAGTTCCGAATACGCAGATGCTGATGAGGTAGCGGCCGTGCGCAAGATGGCAGATGAATTCGAGCAGTGGGAAGGCAGACGTCCCCGTATTATGATCGCGAAAATGGGTCAAGACGGACATGACAGGGGCGCGAAGGTGATTGCCACCGCTTTTGCCGATTTGGGCTTTGACGTCGATATCGGTCCGTTGTTCCAGACACCTGAGGAAACAGCGAAGCAGGCGATAGAAAATGACGTACACGTGATCGGCTTCAGCTCGCTTGCGGCAGGTCATAAAACATTGCTGCCACAACTGGTGGAAGAGCTCAAAAAGCTGGGACGCGAGGATATTGTCGTCGTCATAGGTGGTGTGATTCCGGCGCAGGATTACGCCTTTTTGCGAGAGCATGGTGCCGCAGCTATCTTTGGGCCAGGAACAGTCATTCCTGTAGCAGCCCAGCACGTTCTGCAAGAGATCGTGTATCGCCTGGAGGCTGCTGGACAATGA
- the meaB gene encoding methylmalonyl Co-A mutase-associated GTPase MeaB, whose amino-acid sequence MTGGRADKNFLNVSSKARLPRLSVDQYVTGVRENNRTVLAQAITLVESNAPAHMDMAQEVIKQLLPHTGQSIRIGVSGVPGAGKSTFIEAFGSMLCEKGHRVAVLAVDPSSTVTRGSILGDKTRMELLSRNSQAFIRPSATGGTLGGVNRKTRETMLICEAAGYDVILVETVGVGQSETTVRSMVDFFLLLMLTGAGDELQGIKKGIMEIADALLINKADGENRTRALIAKGEYNRVLHYLQPATTGWETKAYMCSSLTGEGIEDIWEVIGQFRESTIQSGGFEARRKAQLLDWMHSMAQDYLRATFFGNQQVAELLPSIEGAVASGEISPTSAVQQLVAIYENAIMKKE is encoded by the coding sequence ATGACCGGGGGCAGGGCAGACAAGAATTTCTTGAACGTTTCCTCCAAGGCACGTCTCCCACGGTTATCAGTGGATCAATACGTCACAGGCGTACGAGAGAATAACCGAACGGTTTTGGCGCAGGCAATCACGTTGGTCGAGAGCAATGCTCCTGCTCATATGGATATGGCCCAAGAGGTGATCAAGCAACTGCTTCCTCATACAGGTCAATCCATACGCATAGGGGTATCCGGTGTGCCAGGTGCGGGCAAGAGCACGTTCATTGAAGCATTCGGCAGTATGCTTTGTGAAAAAGGTCATCGTGTCGCTGTTTTGGCCGTTGATCCGAGCAGTACGGTTACTCGTGGGAGCATTCTCGGCGACAAGACGCGGATGGAGCTCTTGTCACGCAATTCACAGGCGTTCATCCGACCTTCTGCCACGGGCGGCACCCTAGGTGGAGTCAATCGGAAAACGCGGGAAACGATGCTAATCTGTGAAGCAGCAGGCTATGATGTGATTTTGGTCGAGACCGTCGGGGTCGGACAGAGCGAGACGACAGTCAGATCTATGGTCGATTTCTTTCTACTCCTGATGCTGACAGGGGCGGGCGATGAACTGCAAGGAATCAAAAAAGGCATTATGGAAATTGCAGATGCGCTTCTGATCAATAAAGCCGATGGGGAAAACCGGACGCGTGCCTTGATCGCCAAAGGGGAATACAATCGTGTTCTGCATTACTTGCAGCCGGCAACTACTGGCTGGGAAACGAAAGCATACATGTGTTCTTCGCTGACAGGGGAAGGCATTGAGGATATTTGGGAGGTCATCGGTCAATTTCGTGAAAGTACCATCCAATCAGGCGGGTTTGAGGCAAGACGCAAAGCGCAGCTACTCGATTGGATGCACAGTATGGCTCAGGACTACCTGCGCGCGACCTTTTTCGGCAACCAGCAAGTAGCCGAACTGCTTCCCTCGATTGAAGGAGCCGTTGCGAGTGGCGAGATTTCACCGACGAGCGCCGTACAGCAATTAGTGGCGATCTATGAGAATGCGATCATGAAAAAGGAATAG
- a CDS encoding acyl-CoA carboxylase subunit beta: protein MVALMSSNMYEKIDELMERKYKIQLGGGDARIDAQHNRGKLTARERIELLLDPDTFMELNPFVEHRATHFGLDQMEAPGEGVVTGYGKINGRPVYLFAQDFTVFGGALGEMHAMKIAKVMDLAAKNGAPFIGLNDSGGARIQEGVSSLDGYGTIFYRNAIYSGVIPQISVILGPCAGGAVYSPAITDFVFMVEKTSQMFITGPKVIETVTGEKISAEDLGGAKVHSTVSGNAHFTGETEQEVLEGVRRLLSFLPQNNRDRAPVIEAEENNGWQEELLELVPAESTKVYDVRKVIEKIVDHGDFMEVQPNFARNIVIGLARIDGHSVGIIANQPKVMAGGLDIHSSDKLARFIRFCDCFNIPLLTFEDVSGFFPGINQEHGGIIRHGAKILYAYSEATVPKITVILRKAYGGAYVALNSKSIGADVVYAWPNAEIAVMGPEGAANVIFAKEIEQSEDPAATRAEKIALYREKFANPYVAASLGMVDDVIDPRETRQKVAQALEMLRNKQEDRPYKKHGNIPL, encoded by the coding sequence ATGGTGGCCCTTATGAGCAGCAATATGTACGAAAAAATTGATGAATTGATGGAACGCAAATATAAAATCCAGCTTGGTGGCGGAGATGCTCGTATCGATGCCCAGCATAACCGCGGTAAGTTGACTGCACGCGAGCGAATCGAGCTACTGCTTGATCCAGACACCTTTATGGAGCTGAACCCGTTTGTTGAGCACCGTGCTACGCATTTTGGTCTCGACCAGATGGAGGCACCAGGCGAAGGCGTCGTAACGGGCTACGGAAAAATCAACGGTCGGCCTGTCTATTTGTTCGCGCAGGATTTCACGGTGTTTGGCGGTGCACTGGGTGAGATGCACGCGATGAAAATCGCCAAGGTGATGGATTTGGCAGCGAAAAACGGCGCCCCCTTTATCGGTCTGAACGATTCTGGCGGAGCACGTATTCAAGAAGGGGTAAGCTCACTGGATGGCTATGGCACGATTTTTTACCGCAATGCCATTTACTCCGGTGTGATTCCGCAAATCTCTGTCATCCTCGGTCCGTGTGCGGGAGGAGCCGTTTACTCTCCGGCGATTACGGATTTCGTGTTCATGGTAGAGAAGACGAGCCAAATGTTTATCACAGGTCCAAAAGTGATTGAAACCGTTACAGGTGAAAAAATATCCGCGGAGGACCTAGGCGGAGCCAAAGTCCATTCGACGGTGAGCGGCAATGCCCATTTTACAGGAGAAACCGAACAGGAAGTATTGGAAGGGGTACGCAGGCTGCTCAGCTTCCTTCCACAAAACAATCGTGATCGCGCACCAGTGATAGAAGCAGAGGAAAATAATGGTTGGCAAGAGGAGCTCTTGGAGCTGGTACCTGCTGAAAGCACGAAAGTATACGATGTGCGCAAGGTCATCGAAAAAATCGTAGATCACGGTGATTTCATGGAAGTACAGCCGAACTTTGCTCGCAATATCGTGATCGGTCTAGCGCGTATCGATGGACACAGTGTTGGCATTATCGCCAACCAGCCGAAGGTCATGGCAGGCGGACTGGACATTCATTCATCGGATAAGCTGGCACGTTTCATTCGTTTTTGTGACTGCTTCAACATTCCGCTCTTAACCTTTGAAGATGTCTCTGGCTTTTTCCCGGGGATCAATCAGGAGCATGGAGGGATTATCCGTCACGGCGCGAAAATCTTGTATGCATACTCAGAAGCAACGGTTCCCAAAATCACCGTGATTCTGCGCAAAGCTTACGGCGGCGCTTATGTGGCGCTCAACTCCAAATCCATTGGAGCAGATGTCGTGTATGCATGGCCGAATGCAGAGATTGCCGTCATGGGCCCAGAGGGGGCAGCCAACGTCATTTTTGCAAAGGAAATCGAACAAAGTGAGGACCCGGCTGCGACTCGCGCAGAGAAAATTGCCCTCTACAGAGAGAAGTTCGCCAATCCATATGTCGCGGCAAGTCTCGGCATGGTGGATGATGTCATCGACCCACGCGAAACCCGTCAAAAGGTCGCGCAAGCCTTGGAAATGCTCAGAAACAAGCAGGAAGATCGTCCGTACAAAAAGCACGGGAACATCCCACTTTAG
- a CDS encoding acetyl-CoA carboxylase biotin carboxyl carrier protein, whose product MKLHELREFIKLVNQSSIEELEWEKGKTRIVIKKSAPFESVAVHAPVQVGEVEHGYQEAAATAESVNVVAEAEAPKEVTQQVMSLGVGLFYAEVTVGQTVQAGEKVGRCTADALQLSADITTPVSGIITEILVADGQFVDYGKALLVVKTQ is encoded by the coding sequence ATGAAGCTGCATGAACTGCGTGAATTCATCAAGCTGGTGAATCAGTCTTCCATTGAGGAGCTGGAATGGGAGAAGGGTAAGACACGAATCGTGATCAAGAAAAGTGCACCATTCGAAAGCGTGGCTGTCCATGCGCCTGTACAGGTGGGCGAAGTGGAGCATGGCTATCAGGAGGCTGCCGCTACTGCTGAGTCAGTTAATGTCGTTGCTGAGGCTGAGGCACCTAAGGAAGTGACACAGCAAGTCATGTCTTTAGGAGTAGGACTGTTCTATGCGGAAGTAACAGTAGGGCAGACCGTTCAAGCTGGCGAAAAGGTTGGACGCTGCACGGCTGATGCTCTTCAGCTATCTGCCGATATTACGACGCCTGTTAGCGGCATCATCACGGAAATTCTCGTCGCGGATGGTCAGTTTGTCGATTACGGAAAAGCTTTGCTCGTTGTCAAAACTCAGTAG
- the accC gene encoding acetyl-CoA carboxylase biotin carboxylase subunit has product MFTKVLIANRGEIAVRIIRACQELGIRTVAVFSEADREALHVELADEAYCIGPTASKDSYLNMARIMTVALYTKADAIHPGYGFLAENASFAQLCQDCSITFIGPDPEAITKMGDKSVAKATMSQANVPLVPGTDGLIDDIDEALQVAKKIGYPVIVKATAGGGGRGMRVAFDADELSKAIRQAQKEAETAFGNAGVYLEKYVEEPRHVEIQIMGDKHGNAVYLGERDCSIQRRHQKLVEEAPSPALDQTLREQMGQAAVAAAKAVSYHGAGTVEFLLDKHGQFYFMEMNTRIQVEHPVTEMITGIDLIKEQISVAVGNPLSFSQEDVKINGWAIECRINAENPAKNFMPSPGKVVNYLPPGGYGVRVDSAVYPGYEISPFYDSMVAKLIVWGTDRNEALARMKRALGEFVIEGVHTTVPFHEKLLEHPDFVAGNFATNFLEKNTLDL; this is encoded by the coding sequence ATGTTTACGAAAGTATTGATTGCCAATCGTGGAGAAATCGCTGTCCGCATTATCCGCGCTTGTCAGGAACTAGGGATACGTACAGTCGCTGTCTTTTCTGAGGCGGATCGGGAAGCATTGCACGTAGAATTGGCGGATGAAGCGTATTGTATCGGACCTACGGCGTCCAAGGACAGTTATTTGAACATGGCACGGATTATGACGGTCGCACTTTACACAAAGGCAGACGCTATCCATCCGGGCTATGGCTTCTTGGCGGAAAACGCTTCGTTTGCCCAGCTTTGCCAGGATTGCTCGATAACCTTTATCGGTCCCGATCCCGAAGCGATCACCAAAATGGGGGATAAATCCGTAGCAAAAGCAACGATGAGTCAAGCGAATGTTCCATTAGTTCCGGGCACAGACGGTTTGATTGATGACATCGATGAGGCATTACAGGTGGCGAAGAAAATCGGCTATCCTGTCATTGTAAAAGCAACGGCTGGCGGCGGCGGCAGGGGAATGCGTGTCGCTTTTGACGCCGATGAGTTGTCCAAGGCGATTCGTCAGGCCCAGAAAGAAGCAGAGACGGCATTCGGCAACGCTGGCGTGTACTTGGAAAAATATGTAGAAGAGCCGCGGCATGTAGAGATTCAAATCATGGGGGATAAGCATGGCAACGCTGTGTACTTGGGAGAGCGGGATTGCTCCATTCAGCGTCGTCATCAAAAGCTGGTAGAAGAAGCGCCATCTCCGGCGCTGGACCAAACGCTGCGCGAGCAAATGGGGCAAGCTGCGGTGGCGGCAGCCAAGGCGGTTTCGTACCACGGAGCGGGTACTGTTGAATTTTTGCTAGACAAGCACGGCCAATTTTACTTCATGGAAATGAATACGCGGATTCAGGTAGAACATCCCGTAACAGAGATGATTACAGGGATTGACTTGATCAAAGAACAAATTTCTGTGGCAGTAGGCAATCCGTTATCCTTCTCCCAAGAAGATGTGAAAATCAACGGATGGGCAATCGAGTGCCGAATCAACGCGGAGAATCCTGCGAAAAACTTTATGCCATCACCAGGGAAGGTCGTCAACTACTTGCCGCCAGGCGGTTACGGTGTGCGCGTGGACAGTGCGGTTTATCCTGGCTACGAAATCTCTCCCTTCTATGATTCAATGGTCGCCAAGCTGATCGTTTGGGGAACAGATCGCAACGAAGCATTGGCTCGTATGAAGCGGGCGCTAGGTGAGTTTGTCATCGAAGGCGTACATACGACGGTTCCCTTCCATGAGAAGCTACTGGAGCACCCTGACTTTGTCGCAGGGAATTTCGCTACGAACTTTCTGGAAAAAAATACGCTGGATTTGTAA
- a CDS encoding TrmB family transcriptional regulator has product MIDELRKIGLSDLEARCYLVLHEEPKISGYEVAKKVSVSRTNVYAALRALTEKGMCRMIESEPVLYDAVPIEQLIRLLQSEFDQTTRVLQEQLKPTPRTSPSFYNWQGDKAIETAIKRIVSNANKSIVVDIWSEDVHWVEEPLAEAEKQGVAVTLISIGECHAKLKNVVVHKRSAEWHQVQSRKFSILCDAHSALLGSFGRGIKPTILETDHPSLIELLQNAFYHDIIMGQIEKDFSQVLEEKYGSDYVRIITPYREYL; this is encoded by the coding sequence TTGATTGATGAGCTTCGAAAAATCGGATTGTCAGATCTGGAAGCCAGATGTTATTTAGTGCTTCACGAGGAACCGAAAATATCTGGATATGAAGTGGCCAAGAAAGTTTCCGTCTCTCGGACGAATGTATACGCAGCCCTTCGAGCATTGACGGAAAAGGGCATGTGCCGCATGATCGAATCGGAGCCTGTTCTTTATGATGCAGTACCGATCGAGCAGCTGATTCGCTTGTTACAATCGGAATTTGATCAAACAACCCGTGTCCTGCAAGAACAGTTGAAACCCACTCCCAGAACGTCTCCTTCCTTTTATAATTGGCAAGGTGACAAAGCGATTGAAACAGCCATAAAACGAATCGTCTCAAATGCAAACAAAAGCATTGTTGTCGATATTTGGTCCGAAGATGTTCATTGGGTAGAGGAACCATTGGCAGAGGCAGAAAAACAAGGGGTTGCTGTCACGCTAATATCGATTGGTGAATGCCATGCAAAGCTAAAAAATGTTGTCGTACATAAAAGGAGTGCGGAATGGCATCAAGTGCAATCCAGAAAGTTCTCTATTCTATGCGATGCACATTCGGCATTGCTGGGCAGCTTTGGGCGTGGGATCAAACCCACTATACTGGAGACGGACCACCCATCTCTCATTGAGTTGTTGCAAAACGCCTTCTACCATGACATTATCATGGGTCAGATCGAGAAGGATTTCAGCCAAGTGCTGGAAGAGAAATATGGGAGTGACTATGTACGCATTATCACCCCTTACAGGGAATACTTATAA
- a CDS encoding alpha/beta fold hydrolase has product MLQPEQKGTITRKFFQSGNIKLSYLDFGGDSQGVLLLLHGHMNDARTFSEFASRFTDWRVIGLDQRGHGWSEYAPDKDYSREGYVNDILAFVQTVLDGAPVTIVGHSLGGVNAYQFATRYPELVNAVIVEDIGVEIKADLSFAEKLPHRSPSLHDLRKSLEEVGVRAVDYFSESVFEDEQGWGFRSDLKGMPISQRHINGEWWNDWLASSCPILLIHGKKSFVLDENQAERMVSQRPNTKLASFAACGHDIHSTDPDGYYQAVRSFLDELTE; this is encoded by the coding sequence ATGCTTCAGCCAGAACAAAAAGGAACGATAACGAGAAAATTTTTCCAATCAGGTAACATAAAACTATCTTACCTCGATTTTGGAGGGGATAGTCAAGGAGTTTTGCTCCTGCTGCATGGTCATATGAATGATGCACGAACATTTTCAGAGTTTGCTTCCAGATTTACAGATTGGCGCGTGATTGGATTGGATCAACGAGGTCACGGCTGGAGTGAGTATGCCCCAGATAAGGATTATTCCCGTGAAGGCTACGTCAACGACATTCTCGCCTTTGTTCAGACCGTTTTGGATGGAGCTCCTGTTACGATCGTTGGGCATTCTTTAGGAGGTGTCAACGCTTATCAATTTGCTACTCGTTATCCTGAGCTTGTGAACGCCGTCATCGTAGAAGATATCGGGGTAGAAATTAAGGCCGACTTATCCTTTGCAGAAAAACTCCCACACCGCTCCCCTTCTTTACACGATCTAAGGAAATCGCTCGAGGAAGTCGGCGTTCGAGCGGTCGATTATTTTTCGGAAAGCGTGTTTGAGGATGAACAAGGCTGGGGATTCCGTTCTGATTTAAAGGGCATGCCTATCTCTCAGCGACACATTAACGGGGAATGGTGGAACGATTGGCTAGCGTCTTCTTGCCCGATCTTGCTGATCCACGGCAAAAAAAGCTTTGTACTGGATGAAAATCAGGCCGAGCGCATGGTGAGCCAAAGGCCAAACACAAAGCTTGCCAGTTTTGCAGCGTGCGGGCATGATATCCATTCTACTGACCCTGATGGATATTATCAGGCTGTAAGAAGCTTTCTTGATGAGTTGACAGAATAG
- a CDS encoding ankyrin repeat domain-containing protein translates to MEWANVSKTKDLEIVRAAVDRLDINERDQRGRTPLMLFITNRMRPGTTERLQTCCSKRKERYV, encoded by the coding sequence ATGGAATGGGCAAACGTCAGTAAGACAAAGGATCTAGAGATCGTGCGAGCAGCAGTGGATCGATTAGATATCAACGAACGGGATCAACGCGGGCGAACACCGCTGATGCTTTTTATCACAAACCGAATGCGGCCAGGAACGACAGAACGATTGCAGACCTGCTGCTCGAAACGAAAGGAGCGGTACGTCTAA